A window from Podospora bellae-mahoneyi strain CBS 112042 chromosome 1 map unlocalized CBS112042p_1, whole genome shotgun sequence encodes these proteins:
- the SBH1 gene encoding Arf guanine nucleotide exchange factor sbh1 (COG:U; EggNog:ENOG503P6QV) produces MSSPRASSPSSPTGGPAGVATGARPSSPPPPGGARTAIRRRAAADQKEKIANARPNSTRAAGAGGSSSTMLRLYTDESPGLKVDPVVVLVLSLVFIFSVVALHIIAKITRKFSS; encoded by the exons g TCCTCCCCCcgcgcctcctccccctcctctcccacagGCGGCCCAGCAGGCGTCGCAACCGGCGCCCGCCcgtcttcccccccccctccaggAGGCGCCCGCACCGCCATCCGCCGCCGTGCTGCTGCCGACCAAAAGGAGAAGATCGCCAATGCCAGACCCAACAGCACCCGCGCTGCGGGCGCGGGAGGCTCGAGCAGCACCATGCTGAGGCTGTATACCGACGAGAGCCCCGGGCTCAAGGTTGATCCGGTTGttgtgctggtgttgagcttggtgtttATTTTTAGTGTGGTTGCTTTGCATA TTATCGCCAAGATTACGAGGAAATTCTCGAGCTAA